One window from the genome of Leptospira johnsonii encodes:
- a CDS encoding (2Fe-2S)-binding protein — translation MNSSDFNQIDLNALMRPRKVCVCNQVSEEDITNSIRRGNDTLGKLMRDTNCCTGCGTCRGRVLKLLSDTLTSKPQ, via the coding sequence ATGAATTCTTCCGATTTTAATCAAATAGACCTGAACGCCCTGATGCGACCTAGAAAGGTTTGCGTATGCAACCAAGTATCCGAAGAGGATATTACAAATTCTATCCGTAGAGGTAATGACACTTTGGGTAAATTGATGAGAGACACAAATTGTTGTACCGGTTGTGGTACTTGCAGAGGAAGAGTTCTCAAATTGCTTTCCGATACCCTCACTTCTAAACCCCAATGA
- a CDS encoding RibD family protein — protein sequence MSRTFLAVNMATTLDGKVCRPDGKWYGLSSRNDKRRMDQIRSEADALILGKNSILNDDPVTHLRYVESEKEPRAILLVRTGTLPSDKKVFHFSKVKPLLFCTSKNESQVRSELSEFAEILPLQGEDLDPEIVLKELEKRGYYKILLEGGPRLNDSFFRKGLVDRLYLTIVPFFIGQFGLPSITGGESAYHNFDKADWKLVSSEQKEQEVFLIYDKQNNPE from the coding sequence ATGAGCCGTACTTTTTTAGCTGTGAATATGGCGACGACCTTAGACGGAAAGGTATGTCGTCCCGACGGAAAATGGTACGGTCTTTCTTCCAGAAACGATAAAAGAAGAATGGATCAAATCCGTTCCGAAGCAGATGCTCTCATCCTCGGAAAAAATAGCATACTCAACGACGATCCAGTCACTCATCTAAGATATGTGGAATCTGAAAAGGAGCCTAGAGCGATTCTATTAGTTCGAACAGGGACACTTCCTTCCGATAAAAAAGTATTCCATTTTTCTAAAGTAAAACCTTTGTTATTCTGCACTTCTAAAAATGAATCCCAGGTTAGATCCGAATTATCCGAATTTGCGGAGATACTCCCACTACAGGGAGAAGATCTGGATCCGGAGATCGTCCTGAAAGAATTGGAAAAAAGAGGATATTACAAAATACTCTTAGAAGGCGGTCCCAGACTAAATGATTCCTTTTTTAGAAAGGGACTAGTGGATAGACTCTATCTTACTATAGTTCCATTCTTTATTGGACAATTCGGCCTACCTTCCATCACAGGCGGAGAATCCGCATATCATAACTTTGACAAAGCGGATTGGAAACTTGTGTCTTCCGAACAGAAAGAACAGGAAGTATTTTTGATATACGACAAACAAAACAACCCGGAATAA
- a CDS encoding biosynthetic peptidoglycan transglycosylase, translated as MNEGSHFLHRWFFLGIRSILVLVFLLLIYYQTFPEKRILFRENKLVYLPENLESVPLENDWVRLEELPPGSLEYLVEIEDYRFYRHSGYSLADIQSSVIQAVFLFRRLRGASTLDQQLARTLFLSRDKTLTRKLKEIRIAQALDEELGKKGVLEYYLNLVYWGRGLNGIYRSSKYYFNKHPGKLLPREFKALVQILKKPDAYSREEVRALSLEY; from the coding sequence ATGAACGAAGGAAGTCATTTTTTACACAGATGGTTTTTCTTGGGGATCAGGAGTATTCTGGTATTAGTCTTCCTTCTTCTTATCTATTACCAAACCTTTCCTGAAAAAAGGATCTTATTCAGAGAGAACAAACTAGTCTATCTACCTGAAAACTTAGAATCAGTTCCGCTTGAGAACGATTGGGTAAGGTTAGAAGAATTGCCTCCCGGGAGTTTGGAGTATTTGGTAGAAATAGAAGATTACAGATTCTACAGACATAGCGGTTATTCTTTGGCGGATATACAATCTTCCGTCATACAAGCAGTCTTTTTGTTCAGAAGGTTAAGAGGTGCAAGTACTTTAGACCAACAGCTTGCCAGAACATTATTTTTATCCAGAGACAAAACCTTAACTCGCAAGTTGAAAGAGATCAGGATCGCACAAGCTTTGGATGAAGAGTTAGGCAAAAAGGGAGTTTTAGAATATTATTTGAATTTGGTGTATTGGGGCAGGGGACTGAACGGGATATATAGATCTTCCAAATATTATTTTAATAAACATCCAGGAAAACTTCTCCCCAGAGAATTCAAAGCTTTGGTACAAATATTAAAAAAACCGGATGCATATTCCAGAGAAGAAGTCAGAGCGCTTTCTTTAGAATATTAA